The genomic stretch CGTCTCCATCAACTACCGACTCGGTGTCTTCGGTTACCTCGCTCATCCTGAACTCAGCAAAGAGTCGGCTTCTGGCGTTTCCGGCAACTACGGATTGCTGGACCAGATTCAGGCACTCAAGTGGGTGCAGCAGAACATCAGCGCGTTTGGCGGCGATCCTTCCAACGTCACCATTGCAGGTGAATCTGCGGGAGCGCTGAGCGTTATGTACCTGATGACATCGCCGCCCGCTCGCGGCCTTTTCGCGAAGGCGATTCTGGAAAGTGCCTACATGATTTCAACGCCTGAGCTGAAGAAGCGCAATCACGGCGCGCTCTCCGCGGAGGAATCAGGTTCCCAACTTGCCGCTGCCATTCATGCTCCGAGTGTCGCGGCATTGAGGGCCATGGATCCCGCTGTGTTGAACAACGCGGCCTTTACCGCCGGATTCGAGCCGTACGGTGCCGTCGACGGGCACGTTTTACCTCGACAGCTTGTGGACGTGTTCGATCGGGGCGAACAAGCGCCTGTGCCGCTGCTTGCTGGATTCAACAGCGGCGAGATCAGCGCGATGAGATTCCTCGCACCGCATGCTCCAGCGACTGCGAAAGAATACGAATTCACGATTCGTGACCGTTATCTCGATCTTGCCGATGAGTTCCTGAAGCTTTACCCGAGCGCTCAAATGCAGGACAGCATTCTGGCCACCACGCGAGATGCGCTGTACGGATGGACGGCGGAGCGGCTGGTAAGAAAGCAGGCAAAGCTGGGACTCCCGACCTTCCTATATTTTTTTGATCACGGGTACCCGGCGGCCGACGATGCCGGGGTGCGTGCTTTTCACGCGAGCGAGTTGCCCTATGTGTTTGGGAATATTGATCGCACAATGCCACTTTGGCCAAAGATTCCGACAACCGCGTTGGAAAGAAGACTTTCCGACGCAATGATCGGTTATTGGACCGCATTTGTGCGCACGGGGCGCCCATCTGCCGCAAATGAAGCGGACTGGCCGACATTCGAACCAGCAGGTTCCTACATGGCGTTCGAACAGGCGCCGCGTGCGTCCACCCATCTGTTGCCGGGAATGTACGAGTTGAACGAAGAGGTTGTTTGCCGGCGGCGAGCGAGCGGGGATATCCCCTGGAATTGGAATGTCGGCTTAGTCTCGCCCAAACTGCCGCCTCAGCCGGCGCAGTGCACGCAGTGAGGTAAAACCCGCTGAATGGCATCTACTGCGCCGGCACCGCACTCTGTCGGCGAGAAGGCGTTCCCAGCCGGATTTGCTGTTCTCCGCAGTGTCGCTGGTGAGGAACTGATCGGGAAGAATCTGGAGTTCAGAGCAGATTGGTGTGTTGCAGAAACTCTCCCAACTTAGCCGTTGCCTTGAACTGCGGCATCGGCTCCAGTTCCTTGAACGCCGACGTGAAGGCGTTCGACAGGCTCCACATCGTGCGCGGCTGGAATTCCTCGTATTTCGGATGGAAGTAGAGGTCGTGGACCACCCCGGCGAGGTGCTTCGGCGCCTGCAGGTCGCCTTCGATGAACGCGCGATAGATGATCAGTTTGGCCGTGGCGGTCTCTAACTGCAGGGCTCGCCATTCCTCCGTCTGCCGCCGCATGGGCTCGAAGTTGCGTTGCATGCGGTCGACGCCAATGGCAAGGCTGTCCTGCAGCGAGAAGTTCTTCGAATGCTTCGCCAGCACCGGTGTGAAATCGCCGGTGAAGGCCATGTTTTCACACACCAGGACCCGCAGGCCGGTGGTGATGGCGAGCCGGAAAGACTTGTCGTGGCTGTTGCGGATGCCGATGGAGAACCGGCAACCTGCAAATCCGGCAGCCAGGTCGAGCACGCCGAACATCTTCATGCCGTCCGGCGATACTGCGTATTCCTCGTTGACAACGCCGATCTGGCGGAAGGCGAGGGTTTCGGCCAGCGATTCCACGATCTCGTGGTGTGGAATCGGACGATGGGTTGCGGTTGCGGCGGGCGTCGGCAGCTGCGCCAACTCGGCCCGCCCAATCTTGGTATTGCTGGAAATCAAGGTGCCAGTCTCAAGCATGGGAATGCCTCCTACTGAGTTTCCGGGAGGTGCGCTCTGGCGGGCGCAACCTCCTAAGATCGCCGCTTCCGGCGGTACGGCCCCGATATCGGGTTGTGAATTGTGCGGAAGGGAGTGGCGGAGCAAGCCAGGTCCGAGGCATCGCCGCACGCCGCCCGCACCTCATTGGCGTGCAAATTGAGCAACCGAAGGTGAGCCAGGTTGCGCAGGTCGATGGGCGTGAGGTGTTTGAGAGCACGAAACACCGCACGGCTTGACTTGCCAATCAGATAAAAGTCGCTGTTCTGCCGCTCGCCGCATACAGTCCGACGCATGGTGTAGTGCGCAACTATTTCAACGGCGACTCGGCCCTCATCGGTGAAGCGATTGCTTTGGTTGGATTCGGCATCTCAGAGGAGCGAGATTGTGTCCGGCTTCGCGGGATTTCTTGCCGGGAACGTCCGGTGCGCCCGCTCTGGCGTGAGACAGTTCGCTAAATCCCGCACTTGGTTTAACGCGGTCACGAGGTTAGGTGCTCAGATTTAGCCCACGCGTTTTGTGGCGACGTTTAGCAAGCCCGCCGAGACGGGGTACTTGCGGCCGAAAGGCGTCGCCTCTTCTTATCGGTATCACAGTAGACGGGCACGCCTGCCCTGCGATTGGCAGAGGGACACGGCCTTGGCGTCGAAGGAGACGAACTCGTCTGCACCCAGCCAGTCTCCTTCATAAGCGATCACGCCGTCAGCAAAGTCTCCACCAGCGTCCAATACGCACAGACCAGCCTCGACGGCTGGCCGATTTGCGACAACATTGGCGCTCCTCATTAGACGACGAATTGCATCCGAGATGTCGAAAACAGATCTCTTGTAACCTCGACGAAGTACCCACACAAATTCGCACAGGACCGCGATGGGCACTGCGACCAAATCGGCGTCTTCTAGGACCTTGGTGGCGCGCGGGGCTTGCTTGGAATCGTCCTGAACCGCAGCTCTGATGAGCACGTTCGTGTCCGCTGTAATTTTCATTTCGCTTTTGCCCATCCCTGGCTGGCAATCTCGTTGATCTGATCGACACTCAGCTTGGGGCCTCTCCTTTGGGATAGGCAGCCGACGAATTCGGTAATCTTGCCATCCTGTGAAGCCGCTCGTACCACGATCCGGCCATCGGGTAGTTTGTCCGCTTCGATTTTCTCGCCTGGTCTTACCCCAAGATGCTGGAGCAACTCCTGCTTGAGCGTAACCTGGCCTTTGGCAGTAACGGTAAGCGTCGTCATACCTCGTCTCCTAGCTGAATCCTAGTTCCATCGTAAGGCAAAAATGCCTTACTGTCCAGCCGTTGTGAATTGACGTTCGTGCACAATTTGGATTGACCCTCTCCATTGATCACAGTCGTTGACAGGCGCTTCTAAGACACGGAAATGCCGTGCGGACATCCTTACACTTTCTGTATTGGGCCTGGATACCGGGCCACCAGAGTATCGGTGGTCAGCAGCGTGATACCCTCGACGGTCGATTGTGCCACCAAGACTCGGTCGAAAGGGTCTTTGTGAATTGGCGGCAAGCTTTCGATTGCCACCACATGATCGCTGCCGATCGGCAACTCGCTATAGTCATTGTCGAGCAGGCCCCGGCGCAGCAGCCGCGTATCCACCTGAAAGTCGATCCGCCCCAGCCCGCGTTTGATGGTTATCTCCCATAAGCTGGCCGCGCTGAACAGAAGTTCATTCTCCGGATTCTCGATCAGATCATGTGCCTTCGGGGAAAGGCGGTCGGGTTCACCAACCGCCCATAGAAGAAGATGCGTATCGAGCAACAGTTTCATGCGCCACCGCCGAAGATCTGTTCAATCTCCTCGCTGCCCATTTGGTTGAAATCGTCGGGCACCAGTATCTGTCCAGCCATAAAGCCGAGTCGGCGCACTTTGTCTCCTGTCGGAGCCCCCAGCGGCATAACCTTCACTAAGGGCTTGCCCGCTTTGGCGATAATGAAGGGTTCACCACTCGATGCCGCCTCAACCAGCTTTGAAAGCTGGGTCTTGGCTTCGTGGATGTTGACCGTTTTCATCTTTTCCTCCAACTAAAGTCTCCAAATTAGACTAAGTTTAATTAGTTTAGTTTATATGTGGAAAGCGCGAGAGGCAAGTCTCAACGAGGGGTATAAAAGTTGCGAGGCTCCATCCGAACCTCAGAGGCAAGCTCGCGATGGCTTGCGGACTGCAGGTGACGCTGCTCACTCTCCTCACCAGTCTTCACCAGTCTTCCGGACCAGAAGAGGGGAGCAGGAATGAAGGTTGCTTTTCGCTAGAACAGCGAGAGTTGTTCAATGTCGGGCCTGTGAGAACTGGATGGCGGAGACTCCTCGCCGTCTCCCGATGTGGGGCTATCCTCCGACAGCGCCGGATTGCCCATCTTGGCCTGTACCGCCTGAGCACCTTCAAGCTCTTCCGGTCGGCGCGCGGGAGGCTCTGGCCGCAACTGGCCGAGACTCCGCCAGACGTTCTGCGCCGATTCCCCAATTCCTTTCTTCTCGACCAGCTCGCGCGCCATAGCGGTGAGCATGTCGTCATCGCCATCGATAGCCTGGAGGCCTTCGGAAGCGAACTTTCCTTCCATCGCCAACGCCACGAGGAGCTTTTTGCCCATGAGCCGCAGACAGACTTCCTGCATCGTGTCGTTGTAGGCGAAGAACTTCACCTCCACCGGGCGCTTTTGCCCAATACGCCAGGAGCGGCGGCTGGCCTGGAGTAAGGTGTGCAGAGAATACCCGGTCTCATGAAAAAGAATAGTTGGGAAATCCAGCAGATCGAGTCCGGTTTCGACGATCTTGGGATGGCAGATCGCGACGTCGATGCCACGTCGCAACTGTTCGCGGTACCAGGTTTCCCGCTTATGCGTGGGTACGGTGGCCCGCAGGATGGCGGCGCGGATTCCCGCCGTGCGAAACAACTGCTCCAGTCGCGCGGTGACGTCGTGCTTGTTGGTGTAAACCGCAAAGACCTGGCATTTGCGCCCGCGGGCCAGTTGCGCCCGAACCTCATCGAGCAGGGCCTGCTCTTTGGGAAAGGTCAGCTGCGGGTCCATATCCACGGTTTCAGCGATCACGAACCGTTGGCGTGACCCGGCGTCCGGATTGAATTCGGAGCCGTAGAGTGTGCCGAAGCCGTAGGGATGGTCGGGCCAGGCGAGCAGCGCGTTGAGCATGATCGCCACCACACTGCTGTTGCCGCGATGCTCTTTGAGACAAGCCCGGATTTCCTCCTCGAGTCTTTCGTACGCGGGCTGCAACGGATGCTCCAGCGGAACGGCGAGCACATCTTCGCGATAGCTGGGCAGGCCGTCGGAGATATCCTCCAGCCCGATGAACGCGCAGTGGTCCATCAGATAGGCGCCGAACAGCAGCGGTGAGGCTCCCGGCTTGCGCTTGACGGTGACTTCCTTCTTTGTCTTTTTCGAGCAGGCGTTATCTTCGACGGTGATGCGCTCGACCGTTTCGATCACCCCGAAATCGCGGGTGAAGCGCTCGCGGCCCCCGGGGCCCCATTCGTAGCCGTCCGTGATCATCCGTTTCGCGTCGGTGCGGAACAGGGTGTTGAACAGGTCGTCGGCGTAGCCCGAGAGCAGTGTTCCTGTCAGGCCCAGAAATCGTTTTGCTACGCGATTCAGCACGCCCAGTGCGTTGCCTTGCGCGGTGTCCCCAGCGAGTTGATGAATCTCGTCGGCGACGGCATAGTCCCACCACTCCGCCATGTACCGGCCCATGTATTCCGCCGGTGCGATGCGCGCGATTTTCTCGCGATCCGCCTGCCATAACGCACAGTAGCGGGTTGTTCCTCCCTTCGGTTGATGAACCACTTCGTGCCGACGCTTTTGGTCGAAATCCATTGTGCTCCAGCGCACCCCGTCGGTTTCGATGGGGCGGCCGGTATCGGGATTGGTCAGCGAACCGAGATAGGGACCGGAACGGGCGTGTCCATAGCAGTGTTTCCAGAAGTACGAGAGTTTGGCCTTTTCGCGGCCAATACAGAAGATGGAACTCACCGGACAATTTCGTTGCCAGCCCTTGCGCCCTAGTCGTCGCAACTCACTCAGCGAGGTATGCAATCCCTCGCGCACGATCTCCCCGCGCCGCAGCTGGACTTCGTTGATGCCGTGCGCCTCGCGGGGACTCCCGCCATTGCGCATGTCGTCAATCAGAAACACCCGTATTTGCGGCAGCGTCAGGAAGGCTTCGCGCGCCCACTTCTCCACCAGATGCGGAGGCGCCATTACCAACCCCGTGAATCTGCGGCCCGCGCTGTGTACCAGCATACTGGAGAGCGCGATCAGGGTCTTTCCCGTGCCGCATTCGGCAACCACATTGGCATTGCGCGCCTGCTGCCAGCGTCGGCTCACCCCCATCACGGCTATGGTCTGAGCTGGATAGGGCGTGCGCAGCATCTCTGCCAGCAGCGGCGATGGCGCTTCCTCCGCACCATACAGCGCTGGATACGAGGTAAGGATGCGATTCCCGATTTCATCGGAGTGCTGTGTCAAGTATGTGGCGATATCGGTGATGTCGTCCTGCTTCACGAACACCTCGTGTCAAATGAATTTCAAAAATGCGGCCGAATGCGCCTAACCCACAAAAGCCTCCGTGGAGAATCCCCAACCGCAACGCGAGTCCGGTCGCGCCGGTCGCGCCGCCCAAACGACGGGGGCTCGACGTAGACTTTTTCCAGCTACATATCGTCTGAGGTAACTCCGCCTCGCTGAGCCAAACTTCACACCTGCCGGCCATCGGCAGAGTGCCGGCCTGACGCTTCGTCGCTTACAATCTGACCAAGCCGGGCTGACTTCTTCCGCGACCGTTCCATAGCTGCGTGCGTCCATCGGGAGAGCGAGAGGAAAGGTCCATGTAGCTGCGATTGCCGCTGCCAGGCTTACCCCGGTTCGACGCGCTCGCTGACCCGGGGCGCTCTTGGTCATCGTCTTTCTAGTGCGTCCAGCCGAGCTCTTGGGCGAGTCCGATGAGAAGCCCTTCCGGCGCGCCGCCGACGAGCTGCGCGCCGTGCTTGCCGAGCCTGGCAAGCGTTTCATTGATGTCGCACACCGCAAACATGACGCGGGTATGGCCTGGGGCGTTTACCGGGGCGTGCCGGTGAACCGCGACGGCAGGCGACGCGAGGAAGTGCGAGAGCCGATCGAAGGAGAATGCGCCGGGCGTGCCACTGGATTGCAGCAATCAGCGCTTCGAAATTGCCCCGCCTTGCCCGAACTCGGTCAGCTCTTGCGCCATGAGGCGATCGACAATGGCGTCAATAGCGGCGATCACGATTTTGACTGTCTGGTGCTCCGATTCGAGCTGCTCCGCCAACTCGCGCTGCCCCTTTAGCAGAGCTTCGGTGATGTGCTGAGGGATGTCGGCCGTTGCGGAATGCAGGACTTGTTTTACTCGCGCTACCAATTGTTTCCGGAGCGCATGCCGGTAGTGAACGATGGTTGTGCCTTGCTGCGCGATTGCAACGTCCAACTCGTGCAGGATGGCTTCCGGCGACGGCTCGCCGGCTTGCGTCAGTACGCGAGGCGTCAGGGCGGACGCGAGTTCCTTCTTCGCCCGGGCAAGCAGGGTGTAAAGTAGGGAAATCTGATCGCCGCGAGCGAGCCATTCCGCGATCAGGTCCTCCAGCGGCTCTCGCCTGACGGTCACGTAGC from Terriglobales bacterium encodes the following:
- a CDS encoding carboxylesterase family protein, which codes for MIALRQLLLSAMGACIALAPASFAQLEKTTTPSAVREKGPIVHAPAGEVEGQREGDLRVFKGIPYALPPTGSQRWRPPSSMPRWQGVRNATAFGSSCFQLASVYTWVPMQMSEDCLTLNIWAPVDARNAPIFFWIHGGALTTGTSAGYDGRRLAERGILVVSINYRLGVFGYLAHPELSKESASGVSGNYGLLDQIQALKWVQQNISAFGGDPSNVTIAGESAGALSVMYLMTSPPARGLFAKAILESAYMISTPELKKRNHGALSAEESGSQLAAAIHAPSVAALRAMDPAVLNNAAFTAGFEPYGAVDGHVLPRQLVDVFDRGEQAPVPLLAGFNSGEISAMRFLAPHAPATAKEYEFTIRDRYLDLADEFLKLYPSAQMQDSILATTRDALYGWTAERLVRKQAKLGLPTFLYFFDHGYPAADDAGVRAFHASELPYVFGNIDRTMPLWPKIPTTALERRLSDAMIGYWTAFVRTGRPSAANEADWPTFEPAGSYMAFEQAPRASTHLLPGMYELNEEVVCRRRASGDIPWNWNVGLVSPKLPPQPAQCTQ
- a CDS encoding DUF932 domain-containing protein, with the protein product MLETGTLISSNTKIGRAELAQLPTPAATATHRPIPHHEIVESLAETLAFRQIGVVNEEYAVSPDGMKMFGVLDLAAGFAGCRFSIGIRNSHDKSFRLAITTGLRVLVCENMAFTGDFTPVLAKHSKNFSLQDSLAIGVDRMQRNFEPMRRQTEEWRALQLETATAKLIIYRAFIEGDLQAPKHLAGVVHDLYFHPKYEEFQPRTMWSLSNAFTSAFKELEPMPQFKATAKLGEFLQHTNLL
- a CDS encoding type II toxin-antitoxin system VapC family toxin, which produces MKITADTNVLIRAAVQDDSKQAPRATKVLEDADLVAVPIAVLCEFVWVLRRGYKRSVFDISDAIRRLMRSANVVANRPAVEAGLCVLDAGGDFADGVIAYEGDWLGADEFVSFDAKAVSLCQSQGRRARLL
- a CDS encoding AbrB/MazE/SpoVT family DNA-binding domain-containing protein is translated as MTTLTVTAKGQVTLKQELLQHLGVRPGEKIEADKLPDGRIVVRAASQDGKITEFVGCLSQRRGPKLSVDQINEIASQGWAKAK
- a CDS encoding type II toxin-antitoxin system VapC family toxin; translated protein: MKLLLDTHLLLWAVGEPDRLSPKAHDLIENPENELLFSAASLWEITIKRGLGRIDFQVDTRLLRRGLLDNDYSELPIGSDHVVAIESLPPIHKDPFDRVLVAQSTVEGITLLTTDTLVARYPGPIQKV
- a CDS encoding type II toxin-antitoxin system prevent-host-death family antitoxin, which codes for MKTVNIHEAKTQLSKLVEAASSGEPFIIAKAGKPLVKVMPLGAPTGDKVRRLGFMAGQILVPDDFNQMGSEEIEQIFGGGA
- a CDS encoding helicase-related protein, encoding MKQDDITDIATYLTQHSDEIGNRILTSYPALYGAEEAPSPLLAEMLRTPYPAQTIAVMGVSRRWQQARNANVVAECGTGKTLIALSSMLVHSAGRRFTGLVMAPPHLVEKWAREAFLTLPQIRVFLIDDMRNGGSPREAHGINEVQLRRGEIVREGLHTSLSELRRLGRKGWQRNCPVSSIFCIGREKAKLSYFWKHCYGHARSGPYLGSLTNPDTGRPIETDGVRWSTMDFDQKRRHEVVHQPKGGTTRYCALWQADREKIARIAPAEYMGRYMAEWWDYAVADEIHQLAGDTAQGNALGVLNRVAKRFLGLTGTLLSGYADDLFNTLFRTDAKRMITDGYEWGPGGRERFTRDFGVIETVERITVEDNACSKKTKKEVTVKRKPGASPLLFGAYLMDHCAFIGLEDISDGLPSYREDVLAVPLEHPLQPAYERLEEEIRACLKEHRGNSSVVAIMLNALLAWPDHPYGFGTLYGSEFNPDAGSRQRFVIAETVDMDPQLTFPKEQALLDEVRAQLARGRKCQVFAVYTNKHDVTARLEQLFRTAGIRAAILRATVPTHKRETWYREQLRRGIDVAICHPKIVETGLDLLDFPTILFHETGYSLHTLLQASRRSWRIGQKRPVEVKFFAYNDTMQEVCLRLMGKKLLVALAMEGKFASEGLQAIDGDDDMLTAMARELVEKKGIGESAQNVWRSLGQLRPEPPARRPEELEGAQAVQAKMGNPALSEDSPTSGDGEESPPSSSHRPDIEQLSLF